From the genome of Vicia villosa cultivar HV-30 ecotype Madison, WI linkage group LG2, Vvil1.0, whole genome shotgun sequence, one region includes:
- the LOC131649129 gene encoding uncharacterized protein LOC131649129 isoform X3 gives MSSSATSRIQLTTISRLRSSFLKKLPEPLLRAVADCLSSSLSSAVEPSRILRDYLAAPATTDLAYSAILEYTMAERVRSPAVVTRCVTILKRYLLRYKPSEETLLQIDHFCLTIIAECDNNLNPPWSRSLNQQSCASTTLKNKSPLSISKFASEAIVKSLSYVRSLVAQHIPKRLFQPSTFSRPSSASGQSLPTLSSLLDKSLSSQLYPASIQETAEKDSITSSISKLSKIENFDEKDKLGFIAHDVLQWRWLEKQQSPSMLAENDNAVGLQETRAHNFLEVGAAALLVGGIESKMKGQPRKYFGTDDMPYLNQLLQSSPVTSITNSSSARPHLRAIAAYKHIKTGPRQVWHDFPASTFRPRARQLFQYRCYSEQQPLRLNPAELCEVIAAVCSEIATPNTNFTTMSTRLTNNSGKPSMDVAVSVLIKLIIDMYVLDSRIATPLTLTLLEEMLSSSKTACRARAFDLILNLGVHAHLLEPMIADDTSTIEEEYSQESLFESNIQLMAQGSRKGNFSSKLDNFSAMDNLESWILNILYEILLLLVQIEEKEESIWASALSCLLYFVCDRGKIQRKRLKVLDIRVIKALIQISRKNSWAELVHCKLISILANMFYEVSDEAIEPVPITPKFLVNQLDMIGGVQFLFLEYALVNSKEERKNLYSILFDYVLHQINETCVATRANEYSDDEIRPLASLLAQTNAAEAFYISVKLGVEGIGELLRRSIASSLSRYPNSKRLNTLLETVTEKFDEMISSFTHLEGEFSHMIQITKTHRSPENMEGVALRNDIGLQAKHSWSTLHSLLHSERLSYRQNGCTWLGDLLIDEISGERDGTIWSNIKSFQENICQAGKHDSSATPDAPLPISLMCGLLKSKHNYIRWGFLFVLERLLMRCKFLLDEYEMQQSRRSDLGHRKKDWHLDKAHAVIDMMSSALLFQINEKDCTNKYETDSTNILKMCDILFSQLCLRVPPAMALAHGDDVQHDNNLNCLSLNKKSDDDNSVPKGNTLHKDRPNEEEYGSRSSYPINNHMDHETAAMAALLLQGQAIVPMQLIARVPAALLYWPLIQLDGAATDDIALGIAVGSKGRGNLPGATSDIRATLLLLLVGKCTSDPVAFKEVGGERFFRHLLDDTDSRVAYYSSAFLLKRMMTEKPDEYQHMLQNLVVKAQQSNNEKLLENPYLQLRGILQLANDLGYDL, from the exons ATACAAACCAAGTGAGGAGACTTTACTGCAGATAGACCATTTTTGCTTAACCATTATTGCTGAATGTGATAATAACCTAAATCCACCATGGTCAAGATCTTTGAACCAACAATCTTGTGCATCAACAACACTAAAAAATAAATCTCCTTTGTCCATATCTAAATTTGCTTCTGAGGCTATTGTGAAGTCACTGAGTTATGTGCGTTCCCTAGTGGCACAACACATTCCAAAGCGACTTTTTCAGCCATCTACATTTTCAAGACCTTCTTCCGCATCAGGACAATCACTTCCGACATTGTCATCATTGTTAGATAAATCCCTCAGTTCCCAACTATATCCAGCAAGCATCCAAGAAACGGCAGAGAAGGATTCAATCACTTCATCTATTTCAAAATTatctaaaattgaaaattttgatgaaaaagacAAACTCGGGTTCATTGCCCATGATGTTCTACAATGGCGTTGGCTTGAGAAGCAGCAGTCACCATCAATGCTAGCTGAAAA TGATAATGCTGTGGGTTTACAAGAAACGAGAGCACATAATTTCTTAGAAGTAGGTGCTGCGGCTCTACTTGTAGGAGGCATTGAGTCTAAGATGAAGGGGCAACCGCGGAAATATTTTGGAACTGATGATATGCCTTATCTAAATCAACTATTGCAGTCCTCTCCAGTAACATCAATTACTAATTCTTCATCGGCTCGTCCTCACCTGAGAGCAATAGCAGCATATAAACACATCAAAACAGGGCCTCGTCAAGTTTGGCAT GACTTTCCTGCGAGTACATTCCGTCCTCGAGCTCGACAGCTCTTCCAATATCGTTGTTACAG TGAGCAACAACCTTTGCGATTGAACCCTGCTGAGTTATGTGAAGTTATTGCTGCAGTTTGCTCAGAGATTGCTACACCAAATACCAATTTCACGACAATGTCAACTAGGCTAACCAATAACAGTGGAAAACCATCAATGGATGTTGCTGTGAGCGTTcttataaaactaattattgacaT gtATGTTCTGGATTCTCGGATAGCTACTCCGCTCACTCTTACTTTGCTTGAG GAGATGCTTAGTTCTTCCAAAACCGCATGCAGGGCTCGAGCATTTGATTTAATTCTAAATCTTGGGGTTCATGCTCATCTTCTAGAACCAATGATAGCTGATGACACTTCCACAATTGAAGAAGAATATTCTCAAGAATCcttatttgagagtaacattcaacTTATGGCCCAAGGGAGTAGAAAAGGAAACTTTTCTAGCAAATTGGACAATTTCTCTGCAATGGATAATTTAGAATCTtggattttaaatattttgtatgagATACTACTTCTTCTCGTGCAG ATTGAAGAAAAGGAGGAATCTATCTGGGCATCCGCACTTAgttgtttgctttattttgtcTGTGATAGAGGAAAGATCCAGAGAAAACGATTGAAAGTTCTTGACATCAGG GTTATCAAAGCACTTATACAAATCAGCAGGAAGAATTCTTGGGCAGAATTAGTTCATTGCAAGCTTATTTCCATTTTAGCGAACATGTTTTATGAAGTTTCTGATGAAGCCATTGAGCCTGTACCTATCACACCAAAGTTTCTTGTGAATCAACTTGATATGATTGGTGGagttcaatttctttttcttgag TATGCCCTTGTGAACTCCAAAGAAGAGAGGAAAAATTTGTATTcgatactttttgactatgtcttgCACCAAATTAATGAAACATGTGTAGCTACAAGAGCCAACGAATATAGTGATGATGAGATCCGACCGCTCGCTAGCCTGCTCGCTCAAACAAATGCAGCTGAGGCATTTTATATTTCTGTTAAACTTGGGGTAGAAGGGATTGGGGAGCTTTTGAGAAGATCAATTGCATCTTCACTGTCCAGATATCCCAACAGCAAACGTTTAAATACG CTTTTGGAAACTGTAACTGAGAAATTTGATGAAATGATAAGTTCATTCACTCATTTGGAAGGAGAGTTTTCTCATATGATACAGATAACCAAAACTCACAGGTCTCCTGAAAATATGGAAGGCGTTGCTCTAAGAAATGACATCGGTCTGCAGGCAAAGCACTCATGGAGTACATTACATTCTCTTCTTCATTCGGAAAGACTTTCTTACCGACAAAATGGGTGTACCTGGTTAGGTGATCTGCTTATTGATGAAATCAGTGGAGAAAGAGATGGAACTATTTGGTCAAATATAAAATCCTTCCAGGAGAATATTTGTCAAGCTGGAAAACACGATTCTTCAGCTACACCAGATGCTCCTTTGCCTATTTCACTTATGTGTGGGCTTTTAAAGTCAAAACATAACTATATTAGATGGGGATTCTTATTTGTTCTTGAAAGGCTTCTTATGAGATGCAAATTTTTGTTAGACGAGTATGAAATGCAACAATCAAGGCGCAGTGATCTTGGGCATAGGAAGAAAGATTGGCATCTTGATAAAGCCCATGCGGTGATTGACATGATGAGCAGTGCTTTGTTGTTTCAGATTAATGAAAAAGACTGCACGAATAAATATGAAACAGACTCCACCAACATTCTGAAA ATGTGTGATATATTATTCTCCCAATTATGCCTAAGAGTACCCCCTGCTATGGCTCTGGCCCATGGAGATGACGTGCAAcatgacaataatttaaattgcCTCAGTTTAAACAAAAAGAGTGATGATGATAACAGTGTCCCTAAAGGAAATACTTTACACAAAGATAGACCTAATGAGGAAGAATATGGTAGCAGATCCAGCTACCCTATTAACAATCATATGGATCATGAGACTGCAGCAATGGCAGCACTTCTTCTACAAGGACAGGCCATTGTCCCAATGCAATTAATTGCTCGTGTTCCTGCTGCTTTGCTATATTGGCCGCTAATACAATTGGATGGAGCGGCTACAGATGATATTGCATTGGGTATTGCTGTTGGAAGCAAAGGAAGAGGAAACCTGCCTGGTGCCACATCTGATATCAGGGCCACCCTTCTCCTGCTTCTTGTCGGTAAATGCACATCGGATCCAGTTGCTTTCAAGGAAGTTGGTGGAGAACGATTTTTCAG GCATCTTTTGGATGACACAGATTCCAGGGTGGCATATTACTCTTCTGCTTTTCTTCTGAAG CGAATGATGACCGAGAAGCCTGACGAATATCAACACATGCTTCAGAATCTTGTTGTCAAAGCTCAGCAG AGCAACAATGAAAAACTGTTGGAAAATCCTTACCTTCAATTGCGAGGCATCCTTCAACTAGCAAATGATCTTGGATATGATTTGTAA
- the LOC131649129 gene encoding uncharacterized protein LOC131649129 isoform X5, producing MSSSATSRIQLTTISRLRSSFLKKLPEPLLRAVADCLSSSLSSAVEPSRILRDYLAAPATTDLAYSAILEYTMAERVRSPAVVTRCVTILKRYLLRYKPSEETLLQIDHFCLTIIAECDNNLNPPWSRSLNQQSCASTTLKNKSPLSISKFASEAIVKSLSYVRSLVAQHIPKRLFQPSTFSRPSSASGQSLPTLSSLLDKSLSSQLYPASIQETAEKDSITSSISKLSKIENFDEKDKLGFIAHDVLQWRWLEKQQSPSMLAENDNAVGLQETRAHNFLEVGAAALLVGGIESKMKGQPRKYFGTDDMPYLNQLLQSSPVTSITNSSSARPHLRAIAAYKHIKTGPRQVWEDFPASTFRPRARQLFQYRCYRYVLDSRIATPLTLTLLEEMLSSSKTACRARAFDLILNLGVHAHLLEPMIADDTSTIEEEYSQESLFESNIQLMAQGSRKGNFSSKLDNFSAMDNLESWILNILYEILLLLVQIEEKEESIWASALSCLLYFVCDRGKIQRKRLKVLDIRVIKALIQISRKNSWAELVHCKLISILANMFYEVSDEAIEPVPITPKFLVNQLDMIGGVQFLFLEYALVNSKEERKNLYSILFDYVLHQINETCVATRANEYSDDEIRPLASLLAQTNAAEAFYISVKLGVEGIGELLRRSIASSLSRYPNSKRLNTLLETVTEKFDEMISSFTHLEGEFSHMIQITKTHRSPENMEGVALRNDIGLQAKHSWSTLHSLLHSERLSYRQNGCTWLGDLLIDEISGERDGTIWSNIKSFQENICQAGKHDSSATPDAPLPISLMCGLLKSKHNYIRWGFLFVLERLLMRCKFLLDEYEMQQSRRSDLGHRKKDWHLDKAHAVIDMMSSALLFQINEKDCTNKYETDSTNILKMCDILFSQLCLRVPPAMALAHGDDVQHDNNLNCLSLNKKSDDDNSVPKGNTLHKDRPNEEEYGSRSSYPINNHMDHETAAMAALLLQGQAIVPMQLIARVPAALLYWPLIQLDGAATDDIALGIAVGSKGRGNLPGATSDIRATLLLLLVGKCTSDPVAFKEVGGERFFRHLLDDTDSRVAYYSSAFLLKRMMTEKPDEYQHMLQNLVVKAQQSNNEKLLENPYLQLRGILQLANDLGYDL from the exons ATACAAACCAAGTGAGGAGACTTTACTGCAGATAGACCATTTTTGCTTAACCATTATTGCTGAATGTGATAATAACCTAAATCCACCATGGTCAAGATCTTTGAACCAACAATCTTGTGCATCAACAACACTAAAAAATAAATCTCCTTTGTCCATATCTAAATTTGCTTCTGAGGCTATTGTGAAGTCACTGAGTTATGTGCGTTCCCTAGTGGCACAACACATTCCAAAGCGACTTTTTCAGCCATCTACATTTTCAAGACCTTCTTCCGCATCAGGACAATCACTTCCGACATTGTCATCATTGTTAGATAAATCCCTCAGTTCCCAACTATATCCAGCAAGCATCCAAGAAACGGCAGAGAAGGATTCAATCACTTCATCTATTTCAAAATTatctaaaattgaaaattttgatgaaaaagacAAACTCGGGTTCATTGCCCATGATGTTCTACAATGGCGTTGGCTTGAGAAGCAGCAGTCACCATCAATGCTAGCTGAAAA TGATAATGCTGTGGGTTTACAAGAAACGAGAGCACATAATTTCTTAGAAGTAGGTGCTGCGGCTCTACTTGTAGGAGGCATTGAGTCTAAGATGAAGGGGCAACCGCGGAAATATTTTGGAACTGATGATATGCCTTATCTAAATCAACTATTGCAGTCCTCTCCAGTAACATCAATTACTAATTCTTCATCGGCTCGTCCTCACCTGAGAGCAATAGCAGCATATAAACACATCAAAACAGGGCCTCGTCAAGTTTG GGAGGACTTTCCTGCGAGTACATTCCGTCCTCGAGCTCGACAGCTCTTCCAATATCGTTGTTACAG gtATGTTCTGGATTCTCGGATAGCTACTCCGCTCACTCTTACTTTGCTTGAG GAGATGCTTAGTTCTTCCAAAACCGCATGCAGGGCTCGAGCATTTGATTTAATTCTAAATCTTGGGGTTCATGCTCATCTTCTAGAACCAATGATAGCTGATGACACTTCCACAATTGAAGAAGAATATTCTCAAGAATCcttatttgagagtaacattcaacTTATGGCCCAAGGGAGTAGAAAAGGAAACTTTTCTAGCAAATTGGACAATTTCTCTGCAATGGATAATTTAGAATCTtggattttaaatattttgtatgagATACTACTTCTTCTCGTGCAG ATTGAAGAAAAGGAGGAATCTATCTGGGCATCCGCACTTAgttgtttgctttattttgtcTGTGATAGAGGAAAGATCCAGAGAAAACGATTGAAAGTTCTTGACATCAGG GTTATCAAAGCACTTATACAAATCAGCAGGAAGAATTCTTGGGCAGAATTAGTTCATTGCAAGCTTATTTCCATTTTAGCGAACATGTTTTATGAAGTTTCTGATGAAGCCATTGAGCCTGTACCTATCACACCAAAGTTTCTTGTGAATCAACTTGATATGATTGGTGGagttcaatttctttttcttgag TATGCCCTTGTGAACTCCAAAGAAGAGAGGAAAAATTTGTATTcgatactttttgactatgtcttgCACCAAATTAATGAAACATGTGTAGCTACAAGAGCCAACGAATATAGTGATGATGAGATCCGACCGCTCGCTAGCCTGCTCGCTCAAACAAATGCAGCTGAGGCATTTTATATTTCTGTTAAACTTGGGGTAGAAGGGATTGGGGAGCTTTTGAGAAGATCAATTGCATCTTCACTGTCCAGATATCCCAACAGCAAACGTTTAAATACG CTTTTGGAAACTGTAACTGAGAAATTTGATGAAATGATAAGTTCATTCACTCATTTGGAAGGAGAGTTTTCTCATATGATACAGATAACCAAAACTCACAGGTCTCCTGAAAATATGGAAGGCGTTGCTCTAAGAAATGACATCGGTCTGCAGGCAAAGCACTCATGGAGTACATTACATTCTCTTCTTCATTCGGAAAGACTTTCTTACCGACAAAATGGGTGTACCTGGTTAGGTGATCTGCTTATTGATGAAATCAGTGGAGAAAGAGATGGAACTATTTGGTCAAATATAAAATCCTTCCAGGAGAATATTTGTCAAGCTGGAAAACACGATTCTTCAGCTACACCAGATGCTCCTTTGCCTATTTCACTTATGTGTGGGCTTTTAAAGTCAAAACATAACTATATTAGATGGGGATTCTTATTTGTTCTTGAAAGGCTTCTTATGAGATGCAAATTTTTGTTAGACGAGTATGAAATGCAACAATCAAGGCGCAGTGATCTTGGGCATAGGAAGAAAGATTGGCATCTTGATAAAGCCCATGCGGTGATTGACATGATGAGCAGTGCTTTGTTGTTTCAGATTAATGAAAAAGACTGCACGAATAAATATGAAACAGACTCCACCAACATTCTGAAA ATGTGTGATATATTATTCTCCCAATTATGCCTAAGAGTACCCCCTGCTATGGCTCTGGCCCATGGAGATGACGTGCAAcatgacaataatttaaattgcCTCAGTTTAAACAAAAAGAGTGATGATGATAACAGTGTCCCTAAAGGAAATACTTTACACAAAGATAGACCTAATGAGGAAGAATATGGTAGCAGATCCAGCTACCCTATTAACAATCATATGGATCATGAGACTGCAGCAATGGCAGCACTTCTTCTACAAGGACAGGCCATTGTCCCAATGCAATTAATTGCTCGTGTTCCTGCTGCTTTGCTATATTGGCCGCTAATACAATTGGATGGAGCGGCTACAGATGATATTGCATTGGGTATTGCTGTTGGAAGCAAAGGAAGAGGAAACCTGCCTGGTGCCACATCTGATATCAGGGCCACCCTTCTCCTGCTTCTTGTCGGTAAATGCACATCGGATCCAGTTGCTTTCAAGGAAGTTGGTGGAGAACGATTTTTCAG GCATCTTTTGGATGACACAGATTCCAGGGTGGCATATTACTCTTCTGCTTTTCTTCTGAAG CGAATGATGACCGAGAAGCCTGACGAATATCAACACATGCTTCAGAATCTTGTTGTCAAAGCTCAGCAG AGCAACAATGAAAAACTGTTGGAAAATCCTTACCTTCAATTGCGAGGCATCCTTCAACTAGCAAATGATCTTGGATATGATTTGTAA
- the LOC131649129 gene encoding uncharacterized protein LOC131649129 isoform X1: MSSSATSRIQLTTISRLRSSFLKKLPEPLLRAVADCLSSSLSSAVEPSRILRDYLAAPATTDLAYSAILEYTMAERVRSPAVVTRCVTILKRYLLRYKPSEETLLQIDHFCLTIIAECDNNLNPPWSRSLNQQSCASTTLKNKSPLSISKFASEAIVKSLSYVRSLVAQHIPKRLFQPSTFSRPSSASGQSLPTLSSLLDKSLSSQLYPASIQETAEKDSITSSISKLSKIENFDEKDKLGFIAHDVLQWRWLEKQQSPSMLAENDNAVGLQETRAHNFLEVGAAALLVGGIESKMKGQPRKYFGTDDMPYLNQLLQSSPVTSITNSSSARPHLRAIAAYKHIKTGPRQVWEDFPASTFRPRARQLFQYRCYRYYHMLTSEQQPLRLNPAELCEVIAAVCSEIATPNTNFTTMSTRLTNNSGKPSMDVAVSVLIKLIIDMYVLDSRIATPLTLTLLEEMLSSSKTACRARAFDLILNLGVHAHLLEPMIADDTSTIEEEYSQESLFESNIQLMAQGSRKGNFSSKLDNFSAMDNLESWILNILYEILLLLVQIEEKEESIWASALSCLLYFVCDRGKIQRKRLKVLDIRVIKALIQISRKNSWAELVHCKLISILANMFYEVSDEAIEPVPITPKFLVNQLDMIGGVQFLFLEYALVNSKEERKNLYSILFDYVLHQINETCVATRANEYSDDEIRPLASLLAQTNAAEAFYISVKLGVEGIGELLRRSIASSLSRYPNSKRLNTLLETVTEKFDEMISSFTHLEGEFSHMIQITKTHRSPENMEGVALRNDIGLQAKHSWSTLHSLLHSERLSYRQNGCTWLGDLLIDEISGERDGTIWSNIKSFQENICQAGKHDSSATPDAPLPISLMCGLLKSKHNYIRWGFLFVLERLLMRCKFLLDEYEMQQSRRSDLGHRKKDWHLDKAHAVIDMMSSALLFQINEKDCTNKYETDSTNILKMCDILFSQLCLRVPPAMALAHGDDVQHDNNLNCLSLNKKSDDDNSVPKGNTLHKDRPNEEEYGSRSSYPINNHMDHETAAMAALLLQGQAIVPMQLIARVPAALLYWPLIQLDGAATDDIALGIAVGSKGRGNLPGATSDIRATLLLLLVGKCTSDPVAFKEVGGERFFRHLLDDTDSRVAYYSSAFLLKRMMTEKPDEYQHMLQNLVVKAQQSNNEKLLENPYLQLRGILQLANDLGYDL, from the exons ATACAAACCAAGTGAGGAGACTTTACTGCAGATAGACCATTTTTGCTTAACCATTATTGCTGAATGTGATAATAACCTAAATCCACCATGGTCAAGATCTTTGAACCAACAATCTTGTGCATCAACAACACTAAAAAATAAATCTCCTTTGTCCATATCTAAATTTGCTTCTGAGGCTATTGTGAAGTCACTGAGTTATGTGCGTTCCCTAGTGGCACAACACATTCCAAAGCGACTTTTTCAGCCATCTACATTTTCAAGACCTTCTTCCGCATCAGGACAATCACTTCCGACATTGTCATCATTGTTAGATAAATCCCTCAGTTCCCAACTATATCCAGCAAGCATCCAAGAAACGGCAGAGAAGGATTCAATCACTTCATCTATTTCAAAATTatctaaaattgaaaattttgatgaaaaagacAAACTCGGGTTCATTGCCCATGATGTTCTACAATGGCGTTGGCTTGAGAAGCAGCAGTCACCATCAATGCTAGCTGAAAA TGATAATGCTGTGGGTTTACAAGAAACGAGAGCACATAATTTCTTAGAAGTAGGTGCTGCGGCTCTACTTGTAGGAGGCATTGAGTCTAAGATGAAGGGGCAACCGCGGAAATATTTTGGAACTGATGATATGCCTTATCTAAATCAACTATTGCAGTCCTCTCCAGTAACATCAATTACTAATTCTTCATCGGCTCGTCCTCACCTGAGAGCAATAGCAGCATATAAACACATCAAAACAGGGCCTCGTCAAGTTTG GGAGGACTTTCCTGCGAGTACATTCCGTCCTCGAGCTCGACAGCTCTTCCAATATCGTTGTTACAG ATATTATCATATGCTTACCAGTGAGCAACAACCTTTGCGATTGAACCCTGCTGAGTTATGTGAAGTTATTGCTGCAGTTTGCTCAGAGATTGCTACACCAAATACCAATTTCACGACAATGTCAACTAGGCTAACCAATAACAGTGGAAAACCATCAATGGATGTTGCTGTGAGCGTTcttataaaactaattattgacaT gtATGTTCTGGATTCTCGGATAGCTACTCCGCTCACTCTTACTTTGCTTGAG GAGATGCTTAGTTCTTCCAAAACCGCATGCAGGGCTCGAGCATTTGATTTAATTCTAAATCTTGGGGTTCATGCTCATCTTCTAGAACCAATGATAGCTGATGACACTTCCACAATTGAAGAAGAATATTCTCAAGAATCcttatttgagagtaacattcaacTTATGGCCCAAGGGAGTAGAAAAGGAAACTTTTCTAGCAAATTGGACAATTTCTCTGCAATGGATAATTTAGAATCTtggattttaaatattttgtatgagATACTACTTCTTCTCGTGCAG ATTGAAGAAAAGGAGGAATCTATCTGGGCATCCGCACTTAgttgtttgctttattttgtcTGTGATAGAGGAAAGATCCAGAGAAAACGATTGAAAGTTCTTGACATCAGG GTTATCAAAGCACTTATACAAATCAGCAGGAAGAATTCTTGGGCAGAATTAGTTCATTGCAAGCTTATTTCCATTTTAGCGAACATGTTTTATGAAGTTTCTGATGAAGCCATTGAGCCTGTACCTATCACACCAAAGTTTCTTGTGAATCAACTTGATATGATTGGTGGagttcaatttctttttcttgag TATGCCCTTGTGAACTCCAAAGAAGAGAGGAAAAATTTGTATTcgatactttttgactatgtcttgCACCAAATTAATGAAACATGTGTAGCTACAAGAGCCAACGAATATAGTGATGATGAGATCCGACCGCTCGCTAGCCTGCTCGCTCAAACAAATGCAGCTGAGGCATTTTATATTTCTGTTAAACTTGGGGTAGAAGGGATTGGGGAGCTTTTGAGAAGATCAATTGCATCTTCACTGTCCAGATATCCCAACAGCAAACGTTTAAATACG CTTTTGGAAACTGTAACTGAGAAATTTGATGAAATGATAAGTTCATTCACTCATTTGGAAGGAGAGTTTTCTCATATGATACAGATAACCAAAACTCACAGGTCTCCTGAAAATATGGAAGGCGTTGCTCTAAGAAATGACATCGGTCTGCAGGCAAAGCACTCATGGAGTACATTACATTCTCTTCTTCATTCGGAAAGACTTTCTTACCGACAAAATGGGTGTACCTGGTTAGGTGATCTGCTTATTGATGAAATCAGTGGAGAAAGAGATGGAACTATTTGGTCAAATATAAAATCCTTCCAGGAGAATATTTGTCAAGCTGGAAAACACGATTCTTCAGCTACACCAGATGCTCCTTTGCCTATTTCACTTATGTGTGGGCTTTTAAAGTCAAAACATAACTATATTAGATGGGGATTCTTATTTGTTCTTGAAAGGCTTCTTATGAGATGCAAATTTTTGTTAGACGAGTATGAAATGCAACAATCAAGGCGCAGTGATCTTGGGCATAGGAAGAAAGATTGGCATCTTGATAAAGCCCATGCGGTGATTGACATGATGAGCAGTGCTTTGTTGTTTCAGATTAATGAAAAAGACTGCACGAATAAATATGAAACAGACTCCACCAACATTCTGAAA ATGTGTGATATATTATTCTCCCAATTATGCCTAAGAGTACCCCCTGCTATGGCTCTGGCCCATGGAGATGACGTGCAAcatgacaataatttaaattgcCTCAGTTTAAACAAAAAGAGTGATGATGATAACAGTGTCCCTAAAGGAAATACTTTACACAAAGATAGACCTAATGAGGAAGAATATGGTAGCAGATCCAGCTACCCTATTAACAATCATATGGATCATGAGACTGCAGCAATGGCAGCACTTCTTCTACAAGGACAGGCCATTGTCCCAATGCAATTAATTGCTCGTGTTCCTGCTGCTTTGCTATATTGGCCGCTAATACAATTGGATGGAGCGGCTACAGATGATATTGCATTGGGTATTGCTGTTGGAAGCAAAGGAAGAGGAAACCTGCCTGGTGCCACATCTGATATCAGGGCCACCCTTCTCCTGCTTCTTGTCGGTAAATGCACATCGGATCCAGTTGCTTTCAAGGAAGTTGGTGGAGAACGATTTTTCAG GCATCTTTTGGATGACACAGATTCCAGGGTGGCATATTACTCTTCTGCTTTTCTTCTGAAG CGAATGATGACCGAGAAGCCTGACGAATATCAACACATGCTTCAGAATCTTGTTGTCAAAGCTCAGCAG AGCAACAATGAAAAACTGTTGGAAAATCCTTACCTTCAATTGCGAGGCATCCTTCAACTAGCAAATGATCTTGGATATGATTTGTAA